One window of the Lysobacter sp. S4-A87 genome contains the following:
- a CDS encoding TonB-dependent receptor, which yields MSPRKSRLAISLGRALSGLAFTAAMPLAMAQTADAPAPVSATQLDTITVTAQSREQELQDVPIALQVVTEQLLEDVAAEDLGDIDSFVPGLQVNSLQPTQPSFQLRGIATDDFGIGTDPAVGVYVDGVYAGRGGGVLLPFTDLQRIEVLKGPQGTLFGRNTAAGAISIITSRPEYENGARAKLRLGEDNKTYFEGMANIAVSDTSAFRFNGIFNHSDGWIQDSVTGEDLAPEDNWATRASFQTKFGENTRAWFTWDHESLDQLGQATTGVVPIPAFPSLPTAPADPSQFLDPLEIATATDAQGNAETRRFDGITLIVDHNFGWGSLTSTSAWHDYDSLNRVEEDGTNLSYLYVDSTNTESNSNFYQEFKFTGSTDSVDWVAGASYFQEEAGQTSEVNALTDSIDTIANNMGLAPGGLFGPVTQVANMFGIPVDLTGLPWNEKFVNTLDTKAYAAFGDATWHVNDKLNLTAGLRYTRDEKDFTWFNDHRSAPALDAQLDLLDAIGFFDAIGLPKEMFVFDVAFIDPPAMMNKGVLNRAKKSWDDWSPRFVADYHFAENLMGFASLAKGYKAGGFNALQIGSEFENEDVWNFETGIKQSFPDQRLAYNVSGFYYVYDNRQAVTLDMTTAIPRFVVNTSDQEAYGVDFDVRWQATDGLGLDFNAEYLDSTYKSYINPQGVDLAGEPSGAPKWSFAAGANYVWHMGDAGDMRASVRHSYVGECRSNDESVSLLGCGTGAGAIDIGEAQNLTDVRLGWTSSSGHWGWALYGNNVFDNQYVNSLGTYGMTVLGTVGARMTQPRQYGLEVSAKF from the coding sequence ATGTCGCCACGCAAGAGCAGGCTCGCAATCAGTCTGGGCCGCGCACTGTCAGGTCTGGCATTCACCGCGGCGATGCCGCTGGCCATGGCGCAGACCGCCGACGCACCCGCGCCGGTCAGCGCCACGCAGCTGGACACGATTACCGTCACCGCGCAGAGCCGCGAGCAGGAACTGCAGGATGTGCCGATCGCACTGCAGGTCGTCACCGAGCAGTTGCTCGAAGACGTTGCCGCCGAGGACCTCGGCGACATCGACAGTTTCGTCCCGGGCCTGCAGGTCAACAGCCTGCAGCCGACCCAGCCGAGCTTCCAGTTGCGCGGCATCGCCACCGACGACTTCGGCATCGGTACCGATCCTGCCGTGGGTGTGTACGTCGATGGCGTCTACGCCGGTCGTGGCGGCGGCGTGCTGCTGCCGTTCACCGACCTGCAGCGCATCGAAGTGCTCAAGGGGCCGCAGGGCACGCTGTTCGGCCGCAACACCGCCGCCGGCGCGATCTCGATCATCACCAGCCGTCCCGAGTACGAGAACGGTGCGCGCGCCAAGCTGCGCCTGGGCGAGGACAACAAGACCTATTTCGAGGGCATGGCGAACATCGCCGTGAGCGACACCTCGGCGTTCCGCTTCAACGGCATCTTCAACCACAGCGACGGCTGGATCCAGGACTCGGTGACCGGTGAAGACCTGGCGCCGGAGGACAACTGGGCCACGCGCGCTTCGTTCCAGACCAAGTTCGGCGAGAACACCCGCGCCTGGTTCACCTGGGACCACGAGAGCCTGGACCAGCTTGGCCAGGCCACCACCGGCGTGGTGCCGATTCCGGCGTTCCCGTCGCTGCCGACCGCACCGGCGGACCCGTCGCAGTTCCTCGACCCGCTGGAGATTGCGACCGCGACCGATGCGCAGGGCAATGCCGAAACACGCAGGTTCGATGGCATCACCCTGATCGTCGACCACAACTTCGGCTGGGGCAGCCTGACCTCGACGTCGGCGTGGCACGACTACGACTCGCTCAACCGCGTCGAGGAAGACGGCACCAACCTCAGCTACCTCTACGTCGACTCGACCAACACCGAAAGCAACTCGAACTTCTACCAGGAGTTCAAGTTCACCGGCAGCACCGACAGCGTCGACTGGGTCGCCGGCGCGAGCTACTTCCAGGAAGAGGCCGGCCAGACCAGCGAGGTCAACGCGCTGACCGACTCGATCGACACCATCGCCAACAACATGGGACTCGCGCCGGGCGGCCTGTTTGGCCCGGTCACGCAGGTCGCCAACATGTTCGGTATTCCGGTGGACCTGACCGGCCTGCCGTGGAACGAGAAGTTCGTCAACACGCTCGACACCAAGGCCTACGCTGCGTTCGGCGACGCCACCTGGCACGTCAACGACAAGCTCAACCTGACCGCCGGCCTGCGCTACACCCGCGACGAGAAGGACTTCACCTGGTTCAACGACCACCGCAGCGCGCCGGCACTCGACGCCCAGCTCGACCTGCTCGATGCGATCGGCTTCTTCGATGCGATCGGTCTGCCCAAGGAAATGTTCGTCTTCGACGTCGCGTTCATCGATCCGCCGGCGATGATGAACAAGGGCGTGCTCAACCGCGCCAAGAAGTCGTGGGATGACTGGAGCCCGCGCTTCGTCGCCGACTACCATTTCGCCGAGAACCTGATGGGCTTCGCCTCGCTGGCCAAGGGTTACAAGGCCGGCGGCTTCAACGCGCTGCAGATCGGCAGTGAGTTCGAGAACGAAGACGTCTGGAACTTCGAGACGGGCATCAAGCAGTCGTTCCCGGACCAGCGCCTGGCCTACAACGTCTCTGGCTTCTACTACGTCTACGACAATCGCCAGGCCGTCACCCTGGACATGACCACGGCGATTCCGCGCTTCGTGGTCAACACCTCCGACCAGGAAGCCTACGGCGTCGACTTCGACGTGCGCTGGCAGGCCACCGACGGGCTCGGCCTGGACTTCAACGCCGAGTACCTGGATTCGACCTACAAGTCGTACATCAATCCGCAGGGCGTCGACCTGGCCGGCGAACCCAGCGGCGCGCCGAAGTGGTCGTTTGCCGCCGGCGCCAACTATGTCTGGCACATGGGCGATGCCGGCGACATGCGTGCCTCGGTGCGTCACTCCTACGTGGGCGAATGCCGCAGCAACGACGAGTCGGTCAGCCTGCTCGGTTGCGGCACGGGCGCCGGCGCCATCGACATCGGCGAAGCGCAGAACCTCACCGACGTGCGCCTGGGCTGGACCTCGTCCAGCGGCCATTGGGGCTGGGCGCTGTACGGCAACAACGTGTTCGACAACCAGTACGTCAACTCGCTGGGCACCTACGGCATGACCGTGCTCGGCACCGTTGGCGCGCGCATGACCCAGCCGCGCCAGTACGGCCTGGAAGTCAGCGCGAAGTTCTGA
- a CDS encoding SO2930 family diheme c-type cytochrome, translating to MIRAAVIGAAVMLVAMSLVGCMRSQEPVQFHASGHPENLSDWHVLSVADGHLRLNQGVEPYALNSALFSDYAHKLRTLWLPPGTKATYQDYEAFDFPVGTIISKTFYYPRAEKGDGGGDAVLRVAETPAESRDGLDLARVRLIETRLLVRREQGWVAMAYVWNAQQTEAVLARAGDSIAMTLQKPDGSGKQDFSYMVPDENQCAGCHSTNNTTRVLHPIGPKARHLNREDPWHPGSNQLARMVEMGRLQGLPQSGVPRNARFDDASAKLGDRARAYLDVNCGHCHNPKGPADTSGLWLDAGTTDSRRVGLCKPPVAAGQGTGDHMFDIVPGRPDDSILVYRMDSLDPGAMMPELGRGTVHEEGVALIRDWIGAWLGSCTDPEQNVAVQSR from the coding sequence TTGATCAGGGCCGCCGTGATCGGCGCGGCCGTGATGCTGGTCGCGATGTCGCTGGTGGGATGCATGCGCAGCCAGGAGCCGGTGCAGTTCCATGCCTCCGGCCATCCGGAAAACCTCAGCGACTGGCACGTGCTGTCGGTCGCCGACGGCCACCTTCGCCTGAACCAGGGCGTCGAGCCGTACGCGCTCAACAGTGCGTTGTTCAGCGACTACGCACACAAGCTGCGCACGCTGTGGCTGCCGCCGGGGACCAAGGCCACGTACCAGGATTACGAGGCCTTCGACTTCCCGGTCGGCACCATCATCAGCAAGACCTTCTACTACCCGCGCGCGGAAAAAGGTGACGGCGGGGGCGACGCGGTGCTGCGCGTGGCCGAGACGCCGGCGGAAAGCCGCGACGGCCTCGACCTGGCCAGGGTCCGCCTGATCGAAACGCGCCTGCTGGTCCGCCGCGAGCAGGGCTGGGTGGCGATGGCCTACGTGTGGAACGCGCAGCAGACCGAAGCGGTACTGGCCCGTGCCGGCGACTCGATCGCGATGACGCTGCAAAAGCCGGACGGCAGCGGCAAGCAGGACTTCAGCTACATGGTCCCCGACGAGAACCAGTGCGCCGGTTGCCATTCCACCAACAACACCACGCGCGTGCTGCATCCGATCGGCCCGAAGGCGCGCCACCTCAACCGCGAGGATCCATGGCACCCGGGCAGCAACCAGCTCGCCCGGATGGTCGAAATGGGCAGGCTGCAGGGGCTGCCGCAGTCCGGCGTGCCGCGCAATGCCCGCTTCGACGACGCATCGGCCAAGCTCGGCGACCGCGCGCGCGCCTACCTCGACGTCAACTGTGGCCACTGCCACAACCCGAAGGGACCGGCCGATACGTCCGGGCTCTGGCTCGACGCCGGCACGACCGATTCGCGTCGCGTCGGCCTGTGCAAGCCGCCGGTCGCGGCCGGGCAGGGCACCGGTGACCACATGTTCGACATCGTGCCGGGCCGTCCCGACGATTCGATCCTGGTCTACCGGATGGACAGCCTCGATCCGGGTGCGATGATGCCCGAGCTCGGTCGGGGAACCGTGCACGAAGAAGGCGTTGCCCTGATCCGTGACTGGATCGGTGCATGGCTGGGGAGTTGTACCGATCCGGAGCAGAACGTCGCGGTGCAATCGCGATGA
- a CDS encoding parallel beta-helix domain-containing protein encodes MKRITLSIAIAVGVASLAGCQKQEAAAPAADADYQKVLIGRLLDAKAGDVIEIPAGRFSFDRSLSLRVDGVTLRGAGMDKTILSFKGQKAGAEGLLVNAGNFTLENLAIEDSKGDGLKVNEGDNITIRGVRVEWTGGPKTTNGAYGIYPVQTTNVLIEDSVVIGASDAGIYVGQSKNVVVRRNRAERNVAGIEIENTIGADVYENTATDNTGGILVFNMPNLPQPGHTTRVYRNKVFANNTGNFAAKGAAVASVPAGSGVVINSNDKVEIFDNDIADNQTANVIISSYFSTGYMTEKGVAKAFDPYPEEIAIHGNRFKGGGDKPDGLDLKALRVAMFGLGGHLPDVLWDGYVNTARPGGAQVCIDNGAAETLNADGPNKYKSPSLVTEAVRCKLAPLPVVTLPGDTTAAATKAAPTA; translated from the coding sequence ATGAAGCGCATCACTCTCAGCATTGCGATCGCAGTTGGCGTGGCGTCCCTGGCGGGCTGCCAGAAGCAGGAGGCCGCGGCCCCGGCCGCCGACGCCGACTACCAGAAAGTGCTGATCGGCCGGCTGCTCGATGCCAAGGCCGGCGACGTGATCGAGATCCCGGCCGGCCGCTTCTCATTCGATCGCAGCCTGAGCCTGCGCGTGGACGGCGTCACCCTCCGCGGCGCAGGCATGGACAAGACCATCCTCAGCTTCAAGGGCCAGAAGGCCGGCGCCGAAGGGCTGCTGGTCAACGCCGGCAACTTCACCCTGGAAAACCTCGCCATCGAGGACAGCAAGGGCGACGGCCTGAAGGTCAACGAAGGCGACAACATCACCATCCGCGGCGTCCGCGTCGAATGGACCGGTGGCCCGAAGACCACCAATGGCGCCTACGGCATCTATCCGGTGCAGACCACCAACGTGCTGATCGAGGATTCGGTGGTGATCGGCGCGTCCGATGCCGGCATCTACGTCGGCCAGTCGAAGAACGTGGTCGTGCGCCGCAACCGCGCCGAGCGCAACGTCGCCGGCATCGAGATCGAGAACACGATCGGCGCCGACGTCTACGAGAACACCGCCACCGACAACACCGGCGGCATCCTCGTGTTCAACATGCCCAACCTGCCGCAGCCGGGTCACACCACCCGCGTCTACCGCAACAAGGTGTTCGCCAACAACACGGGCAACTTCGCCGCCAAGGGCGCGGCCGTGGCCAGCGTTCCGGCCGGCTCGGGCGTGGTGATCAACTCCAACGACAAGGTCGAGATCTTCGACAACGACATCGCCGACAACCAGACGGCGAACGTGATCATCTCCAGCTACTTCTCCACCGGCTACATGACCGAGAAGGGCGTGGCCAAGGCGTTCGATCCGTACCCGGAAGAGATCGCCATCCACGGCAACCGCTTCAAGGGCGGTGGCGACAAGCCTGATGGCCTCGACCTGAAGGCACTGCGCGTGGCGATGTTCGGCCTCGGCGGCCACCTGCCGGACGTGCTGTGGGACGGTTACGTCAACACCGCGCGCCCCGGCGGCGCGCAGGTCTGCATCGACAATGGCGCGGCGGAAACACTCAACGCCGACGGCCCGAACAAGTACAAGTCCCCGAGCCTGGTGACCGAAGCTGTGCGCTGCAAGCTGGCGCCGCTGCCGGTGGTCACCCTGCCCGGCGACACCACCGCTGCGGCGACGAAGGCGGCTCCGACGGCATGA
- a CDS encoding AraC family transcriptional regulator produces the protein MQPLDNNDPRQSVANIKSGIVAGLVAMAAESGIGCEGWFAGLRLGPAEFDGETPVYLSYRQTCQIIRRAVRSLPIRGPGLVLGERQNIGHFGLLGLAMLTAPRFAEALQLGVHYAPITGAMMELELDVDGSDGLGMIASMRSPDPELEPFLCEELFASCLMLCRGLLGADFRPTVLELAYPAPDYADDYARVFDCAIRFNCPRNRVVIDARWLDTAMPAGNAASAQRVLALCDEQMPAGQPRSEIVAVVERLLLQRLADNPRLVDIAAALHLTERTLRRQLQAARTSFSELHDRVRSESARAMLSDQKLSIAHVGAAVGFKDAREFRRAFKRWTGVAPREMRTMSS, from the coding sequence ATGCAACCACTCGACAACAACGACCCGCGCCAGAGCGTGGCCAACATCAAAAGCGGCATCGTTGCCGGCCTGGTCGCCATGGCCGCCGAGTCCGGCATCGGCTGCGAGGGCTGGTTCGCCGGCCTGCGCCTGGGGCCGGCGGAGTTCGACGGCGAAACCCCGGTCTACCTGTCCTATCGCCAGACCTGCCAGATCATCCGCCGCGCGGTGCGCAGCCTGCCCATCCGCGGCCCCGGCCTGGTCCTTGGCGAGCGCCAGAACATCGGCCATTTCGGCCTGCTCGGCCTGGCCATGCTGACCGCGCCGCGCTTTGCCGAAGCATTGCAGCTGGGCGTCCACTACGCGCCGATCACCGGCGCGATGATGGAGCTGGAGCTCGACGTCGACGGCAGCGACGGCCTTGGCATGATCGCCAGCATGCGCAGCCCGGACCCGGAACTGGAACCGTTCCTGTGCGAAGAGCTGTTCGCCAGCTGCCTGATGCTGTGCCGCGGCCTGCTGGGTGCGGACTTCCGGCCGACGGTGCTGGAGCTGGCCTACCCGGCGCCGGACTACGCCGACGATTACGCACGCGTGTTCGACTGCGCGATCCGTTTCAATTGCCCGCGCAATCGCGTGGTCATCGACGCACGCTGGCTGGATACCGCCATGCCGGCCGGCAATGCCGCCAGCGCCCAGCGCGTGCTGGCGCTATGCGATGAACAGATGCCGGCGGGACAGCCACGCAGCGAGATTGTCGCCGTGGTGGAGCGGCTGCTGCTGCAGCGACTTGCCGACAACCCGCGCCTGGTCGACATCGCCGCGGCGTTGCACTTGACCGAACGCACGCTGCGGCGCCAGCTGCAGGCGGCGCGGACCAGCTTCAGCGAGTTGCACGACCGCGTGCGCAGCGAATCGGCGCGGGCCATGTTGAGCGATCAGAAGCTGAGCATTGCCCACGTTGGTGCGGCAGTGGGCTTCAAGGACGCACGCGAGTTCCGGCGCGCGTTCAAGCGCTGGACGGGCGTAGCGCCGCGGGAGATGCGGACGATGTCGTCGTAG
- a CDS encoding RidA family protein, which produces MSRLIIHTDKAPAAIGPYSQAVRAGDTVYLSGQIPLDPGTGLLVEGDISTQARRAFENLKAVCEAGGGSLSDIVRLGLYLTDLGNFAAVNAVMSEFFKAPYPARSTIEVSGLPRGAGFEVDAVMVLD; this is translated from the coding sequence ATGTCCCGCCTGATCATCCACACCGACAAGGCCCCGGCCGCCATTGGCCCGTACTCGCAGGCCGTGCGCGCCGGCGATACCGTCTACCTGTCCGGGCAGATCCCGCTCGATCCGGGCACCGGCCTGCTGGTCGAAGGCGACATCAGCACGCAGGCGCGTCGCGCGTTCGAGAACCTCAAGGCCGTGTGCGAAGCCGGTGGCGGTTCGCTGTCGGACATCGTCCGTCTCGGCCTGTACCTGACCGACCTGGGCAACTTCGCCGCGGTCAACGCGGTGATGAGCGAGTTCTTCAAGGCGCCGTACCCGGCGCGCTCCACGATCGAAGTGTCGGGCCTGCCGCGCGGTGCCGGGTTCGAAGTCGATGCAGTGATGGTGCTGGACTGA
- a CDS encoding bifunctional (p)ppGpp synthetase/guanosine-3',5'-bis(diphosphate) 3'-pyrophosphohydrolase, with amino-acid sequence MSPAESAISTHPAVVLDDADMPDYVRELENAAEYLPLPQRQSLRRAWAIGAAAHAGQTRKSGEPYITHPVAVAKVLADQGLDVETLIAAILHDTIEDTPLTRDGLASEFGETVAELVDGVTKLDKLQFRDRQEATAESFRKMLLAMSRDLRVILIKLADRLHNMRTLGAQSMEARHRIARETLEIYAPIAQRLGMNLIKAELQDLGFRALHPWRHAVIEKRLRTQPVVRRESLVQIEAQLAQRLAKERVPHRLVSRVKSPWSIYTKMRSEHKTFAQVMDVFGFRVVVRTVPDCYHALGVVHAAYKPLDSRFRDFIAIPKANGYQSLHTVLFGPYGSPIEVQIRTEEMDLIAERGIAAHWSYKHGGDGPSSAQSRAHSWIANLVESQRSTGSSLEFLENVKVDLFPDEVYLFTPKGDIMSLPRNSTALDFAYAVHTDVGNRAVAARVDGKLVPLRTRLASGQRVEIITAKSSSPKPQWLEFVVSGKARTSIRQQLKQLEHEDAVQLGHRMLDRALEALGISLDRVPAVRMEAYLGEFRYPRLEALLADIALGNRMPQQVAQALARETPGKSLRSKDVPLQPLSQDKILITGAERGVISFANCCLPIPGDEIMGYHTAGKGIVVHRLDCPNVADYRKSPDRWVPIGWDRQVSGDFAAALRIEVDNRPGSLAQVAAAIAEAESNIDRVEYLDRDANVAVMRFAIEVSGRRHLADVMRRVRRLGVVLGVQRM; translated from the coding sequence ATGAGCCCCGCCGAGTCCGCGATCAGCACGCATCCAGCCGTCGTCCTCGATGACGCGGACATGCCGGACTATGTGCGCGAACTGGAGAACGCCGCCGAGTACCTGCCGCTCCCCCAGCGCCAGAGCCTGCGCCGCGCCTGGGCGATCGGTGCGGCCGCGCATGCCGGGCAGACGCGCAAGTCCGGCGAGCCGTACATCACCCATCCGGTCGCCGTGGCCAAGGTGCTGGCCGACCAGGGGCTGGACGTCGAAACGCTGATCGCGGCGATCCTGCACGACACCATCGAAGACACGCCGCTGACCCGCGACGGCCTGGCCAGCGAGTTCGGCGAAACCGTGGCCGAGCTGGTCGACGGCGTCACCAAGCTCGACAAGCTTCAGTTCCGCGACCGCCAGGAGGCGACCGCGGAAAGTTTCCGCAAGATGCTGCTGGCGATGTCGCGCGACCTGCGCGTGATCCTGATCAAGCTCGCCGACCGCCTGCACAACATGCGCACCCTGGGCGCGCAGAGCATGGAGGCGCGCCACCGCATCGCCCGCGAGACGCTGGAGATCTACGCGCCGATCGCCCAGCGCCTGGGCATGAACCTTATCAAGGCCGAGCTGCAGGACCTGGGCTTCCGCGCGCTGCATCCGTGGCGGCATGCGGTCATCGAGAAGCGCCTGCGCACGCAGCCGGTGGTACGGCGCGAATCGCTGGTGCAGATCGAGGCGCAGCTGGCGCAGCGACTGGCCAAGGAGCGCGTTCCGCACCGCCTGGTCAGCCGGGTCAAGTCGCCGTGGAGCATCTACACCAAGATGCGCTCGGAGCACAAAACCTTCGCCCAGGTGATGGACGTGTTCGGCTTCCGCGTGGTCGTACGCACGGTGCCGGACTGCTATCACGCCCTGGGCGTGGTGCATGCGGCGTACAAGCCGCTGGATTCGCGCTTCCGCGATTTCATCGCGATCCCCAAGGCCAACGGCTATCAGTCGCTGCACACGGTGCTGTTCGGCCCGTATGGCTCGCCGATCGAAGTGCAGATCCGCACCGAGGAGATGGACCTGATCGCCGAGCGCGGCATCGCCGCGCACTGGTCCTACAAGCACGGCGGCGACGGTCCCAGCAGCGCGCAGAGCCGCGCCCACAGCTGGATCGCCAACCTGGTCGAATCGCAGCGCTCGACCGGTTCTTCGCTGGAGTTCCTCGAGAACGTCAAGGTCGACCTGTTCCCGGACGAGGTATACCTGTTCACGCCCAAGGGCGACATCATGTCGCTTCCGCGCAATTCGACCGCGCTCGATTTCGCCTACGCCGTGCACACCGATGTCGGCAACCGTGCCGTCGCGGCGCGCGTGGACGGCAAGCTGGTGCCGCTGCGCACGCGACTGGCCAGCGGCCAGCGCGTGGAGATCATCACCGCCAAGTCGTCCTCGCCGAAGCCGCAGTGGCTCGAATTCGTCGTCTCCGGCAAGGCCCGCACCTCGATCCGCCAGCAGCTCAAACAGCTCGAACACGAGGACGCGGTGCAGCTGGGCCATCGCATGCTCGACCGCGCGCTGGAAGCGCTGGGAATCTCGCTCGACCGCGTTCCGGCGGTGCGCATGGAAGCGTATCTGGGCGAGTTCCGCTACCCGCGACTGGAAGCGTTGCTGGCCGACATCGCCCTGGGCAACCGCATGCCGCAGCAGGTCGCGCAGGCGCTGGCGCGCGAGACGCCCGGCAAGTCGCTGCGATCGAAGGACGTCCCGCTGCAGCCGCTGTCGCAGGACAAGATCCTGATCACCGGCGCCGAGCGCGGCGTGATCAGCTTCGCCAACTGCTGCCTGCCCATTCCCGGCGACGAGATCATGGGGTATCACACCGCCGGCAAGGGGATCGTGGTGCACCGGCTCGATTGCCCGAACGTGGCCGACTACCGCAAGTCGCCCGATCGCTGGGTGCCGATCGGCTGGGACCGCCAGGTCTCCGGCGATTTCGCCGCGGCGCTGCGCATCGAGGTCGACAACCGGCCCGGCTCGCTGGCGCAGGTCGCAGCGGCCATCGCCGAAGCCGAGTCGAACATCGATCGCGTCGAGTATCTCGACCGCGATGCGAACGTGGCGGTGATGCGTTTCGCGATCGAAGTCAGCGGCCGCCGCCACCTTGCCGACGTGATGCGGCGCGTACGTCGGCTGGGCGTGGTGCTGGGCGTGCAGCGGATGTAA
- the rpoZ gene encoding DNA-directed RNA polymerase subunit omega — protein MARITVEDCLEVVDNRFELVMMAAKRARQLANGVDPQLDNSEANDKPTVLALREIAARRIDTDYIDAVEKAERERKEREALEWAAAEVVADDDLSKGDD, from the coding sequence ATGGCCCGCATCACCGTTGAAGATTGCCTGGAAGTGGTCGATAACCGCTTCGAACTCGTCATGATGGCCGCCAAGCGCGCCCGCCAGCTGGCCAATGGCGTTGATCCGCAGCTGGACAACAGCGAAGCCAACGACAAGCCGACGGTGCTGGCCCTGCGCGAAATCGCCGCGCGCCGCATCGATACCGATTACATCGACGCCGTCGAGAAGGCCGAGCGCGAGCGCAAGGAGCGCGAGGCGCTGGAATGGGCGGCCGCCGAAGTGGTCGCCGACGACGACCTGTCCAAGGGCGACGACTGA
- the gmk gene encoding guanylate kinase — MRGTLFIVAAPSGAGKSSIVNAVLARDPNICLSISFTSRKPRPGERHAEHYHFVSKEEFEGMVAAGDFFESALVHGDWKGSARQSVEPQLAAGKDVLLEIDWQGARQVRAKVPDAVSVFILPPSRKALDQRMRSRGQDTEEVIAQRLAAAREEMSHYGEFDFVIVNEHFNTAVDEMCAIFTASRVRRDQQVARHSRLITALLADE; from the coding sequence ATGCGCGGAACCCTTTTCATCGTCGCGGCACCGTCGGGCGCCGGCAAATCCAGCATCGTCAACGCTGTGCTGGCACGCGACCCGAACATCTGCCTGTCGATCTCGTTCACCTCGCGCAAGCCGCGGCCGGGCGAGCGCCATGCCGAGCACTACCACTTCGTCAGCAAGGAAGAGTTCGAAGGCATGGTCGCGGCCGGCGACTTCTTCGAGTCCGCGCTGGTGCATGGCGACTGGAAAGGTTCGGCGCGACAGTCGGTCGAACCGCAGCTGGCGGCGGGCAAGGACGTACTGCTGGAAATCGACTGGCAGGGCGCGCGCCAGGTCCGCGCCAAGGTGCCCGATGCGGTCAGCGTGTTCATCCTGCCGCCGTCGCGCAAGGCGCTTGACCAGCGCATGCGAAGCCGCGGCCAGGACACCGAGGAAGTGATCGCGCAGCGCCTTGCGGCGGCGCGCGAGGAGATGTCGCATTACGGTGAGTTCGACTTCGTCATCGTCAACGAGCACTTCAACACCGCCGTCGACGAGATGTGCGCGATCTTCACCGCCAGCCGGGTGCGACGCGACCAGCAGGTGGCGCGGCATTCGCGCCTGATCACGGCGCTGCTGGCGGACGAGTGA
- a CDS encoding YicC/YloC family endoribonuclease → MIRSMTAFASGERVTPWGTLGCELRSVNHRFLELGVRLPDELRALEPALRERVASRVARGKIDLALRLRTADGDGALQLNPGRLRELSELALDLEARFPRLQTDLTQLLQFPGVLQTQSADPAALQAQALELLEQVLDEFIRAREREGAKLSTVIIERVDGIAAIAAEVRTLMPIIRTGQRNKLEARMADLAQPLDSGRLEQELVMWLQKLDVDEELDRLDSHVSEARRVLKLKEAVGRRLDFLLQEFNREANTLGSKSVDARSSAAAVELKVLIDQVREQIQNIE, encoded by the coding sequence ATGATCCGCAGCATGACCGCCTTCGCCAGCGGCGAACGCGTCACCCCGTGGGGCACGCTCGGCTGCGAGCTGCGCTCGGTCAACCACCGTTTCCTCGAGCTGGGCGTGCGCCTGCCCGATGAGCTGCGCGCGCTGGAACCGGCGCTGCGCGAACGCGTCGCCTCCCGGGTCGCCCGCGGCAAGATCGACCTGGCGCTGCGCCTGCGCACCGCCGATGGCGACGGCGCGCTGCAGCTCAACCCCGGCCGCCTGCGCGAACTGAGCGAGCTGGCACTGGACCTGGAAGCGCGGTTTCCGCGCCTGCAGACCGATCTCACCCAGTTGCTGCAGTTCCCCGGCGTGCTGCAGACCCAGTCCGCCGACCCGGCGGCGCTGCAGGCGCAGGCGCTGGAACTGCTCGAGCAGGTGCTCGACGAATTCATCCGCGCACGCGAACGCGAGGGCGCCAAGCTTTCGACGGTGATCATCGAGCGCGTCGACGGCATCGCCGCGATCGCGGCCGAAGTGCGCACGCTGATGCCGATCATCCGCACCGGCCAGCGCAACAAGCTCGAAGCACGCATGGCCGACCTCGCCCAGCCGCTCGACTCCGGTCGTCTGGAGCAGGAGCTGGTGATGTGGCTGCAGAAGCTCGACGTGGATGAGGAGCTCGACCGGCTCGATTCGCATGTCAGCGAGGCGCGCCGCGTGCTCAAGCTCAAGGAAGCGGTCGGCCGCCGCCTGGACTTCCTGCTGCAGGAGTTCAACCGCGAGGCCAACACCCTGGGTTCCAAGTCGGTCGACGCGCGCAGTTCGGCGGCGGCGGTGGAGCTGAAGGTGCTGATCGACCAGGTCCGCGAGCAGATCCAGAACATCGAATGA